TAAATAAAAGGGTCCCATTTTCTATTCAATTTCTATCTACCATTTGAGATGAAAATACCACACATTTAATTCCTCCCAACATCCTTTCTTAAAACGTCTTTATGATAAGAATGctttcattaaattttgttttttgtcaaatgcattaaaaattaattaagccTGGATAGTTTACCCTACTATTACTAGCgggagaaaaagaacaaaacaaaatttacactACTTGTCGATATGTCACCTACACGTCCAGCTTTACAAAATATGTTCAACCGGTAAGAACTGAATCATTCTAAAAGCTAATTGCTTAGATATACGATGGTACTTAACCATGGGTCAAATTTGTAAATTCTCAAGCAGGTTTTGATTAGGTATAAACAAACATCGCTGTGAGCATATTTactgttttattcttttttgttgATGTGTGACATGAAGCGTGTTAACTGGTATTCACCAGCTGTAAccactaatttttcttttaaaattgttCCAAAAGCAGAAGTTGCTTCTAATAATGAAAAGGGGGGGAATATTAGAAACTTGTACTAATAAAATGGGCACGTCGTCTCCATAAAAACTGGTTGAGCaaccatattttttaaaaggaagtCAAAACAATCATAGATGGCACAcagaatattgatggagaaatgtCACATGTCCATTGACCACCATCCTCCATGTGGGTTAGAAATACATTAATTCCTTCCGGAAGAGGTATCCTTCAACTGGTCTCGGGACCCGTGAACTGAACGGTTTAGATTCTGAAATTGCTAGACAATTTACCAACATTGCAAGCTTATTTCAACAATGAATAATCTAGCCACCATTGCTTGGCTTAAATGGATCTTAAACCGTCTCTATTCAACAAggtaaatataaatacaaattcatttACAATACAAAGGAACAAGAATGGGCTTGTTTTGCATGCTGATAAAATCTACCCGCTGAACTTCTGAAAGATAATATAATTCACGGGCACGACTTTACCTACATCCCTTCATTTAGATTTATCCCCATAGAGACAAAATGAATGTATAAAATTCGAACACCAAACACTGGACTACGCACATTCTATAGAAGGTAAGGTTGGGTGTAGGGTGGTGCCGTTAGGGGCTACAATGGCGGCCTTAAACATAAAGTGTGCTTGAAAACAGGAAGAAATAGAATTAACATGAAATGTCACTTGTAGAACTTATTTCctttaagaaagttcttttcatttttaagaaatttgttTTCCTAGAgaacatattttctaaaaattttgaCCAGCCTGACctggaaaaattgaaaaatattttcccatAGCCAATACACCCTTAATGTTACCACAATGCTTTAATACACTAATCATTAACAGGCAAATACTTTGGGAACGGTACACATTATAATATTCAAAAGCACAGATCCTCAAATCCTTCAAAAATTTGGTGAACTTTCAGCCATTTAGGCACTAGAACATAAAAGAACATCTTTACAAACAGCTGAACttcaagcaaaaaaaaaaaagaagtcccTGAAAAGACTGCAATCATTACAGTACATGAGTACATATCTGAAGTGtactctccttttttttttcatttaaaagttCAAACATGATCTGAACATGACAAGCAAAGCATTTTACAGATCTGCACAATTTTCTCTATGGACACCATAAGATCAGAGCAAAAAATATGACCTGCCAAGTACAGATGAGTGATTTTGACCCAGGTTACGTCCTCTGAGGCATTCCAGATCCATTACTTGTGAGTGGTCCACGATAAGATTAACCTGAAAAGACCAGcaaatgaaataattgaatCGTCTTCATTGTGCAATGTAGCTTCTTAGATATATTTGCTCAGAGAAGCTTAGTACCTTTGGACCATAACGTTTGACAAACCACTCAGAGATTTTAGGATTTGATGCCTCAAACATAGTTTTCTCAAGTCCAAGACGACCCACAATCTTCGCAACAATATCTGATCTTAGTAAACCAGCCTGCCTACATAAATCATCAGCATTGATCATTATCATGTCTGCCCCAGCTTCTAAGCATCTCTCTGCCCTTCTGACCAAAAGATCCACATCTTCAACCATCTCTGCAGAGAGACAAAACAGCAGGGAACATGCAAAAGAAACTGTTATGCATTTCAATAGTCAACTTCTATGGCACGACAAACATTACAAAAGTTGTTTCATGCAGGAGAGCATGTTATGTACTCAAGCAGTTTGATACTGGACTAATCTTTCACGGCTAATTTTCacaaattctattttttaagtTTCTGTTGAATAATCTGTCACAAAATTTAGTGATCATCAGACAGAAAGTGATATATCCTTGGCAAAATAGGTCCTATGTTAGGCAGCAGATTACAAGTACAATGTGATCATCAGACAAAGCATCATCTCATATCCCAAGCTTcagaataaaataatcttaaaaggCATCAGTCTTATAAGACACTGGTTTCCATTTTGCAAGGTAACAAATATTCTTAGCAAAATAGAAAGAGGTACGAGAAGAACTTCAACAGTCAGGCAAAGATTATCAAGCAGTCTAGAGCAACTACAAGATTACTAGACTGCAAAGACATAACTTTCTCCATTAGGAAATCACAAGTACAATGATATTGGCAATTTTTAAGTTGTGAACTTCCCTCAAGCCATTTGAATCACGATGTTTTATCCGATGAGAAGCACATTAGGTAAAGCTCAGCAATGATTTTTTTGGGGATAATTAgcaatgaaaatatttttatttacaagGAATAAAACCTCCGTTCCTGCCTCCCACTTCCTATCCCTCTTTCAGTTTACCTGTGCTGTTGCAAGTGGGGTTGAACTTCCTAGACAGCAAAACCATGTACTTCCCGGCTTATCATTTGTGAACTTCACCCATCCTTGTAACAATTAGTTAAGTCTTGTTTATAAAGCAGATGAGATGGTACATGACGCTCCTCCATGTAAGACAGTGGTTAAACCAGCTATCCAGATTGTCTATCTCGGTGTCCTACCATGTTTTCTGGGATCTACAATGGATTGGTCAATAAGATAATTCTTTGCAGCAAAAGGAAGCTATAGATCTCAGTAAAACGAGAAGAGAGGGATACTAGCAGCCACTAGAGTTGAAATGAAAGTCAGGAGAGTGACCCAATTGGATCGAAAATACTAGCATATATCAGCTGTCTGTGAAGGTCAATTTGATTTGCCACGGCAATATCCTAATTTTCAAGTTATAGCAATTTCGACACCTAAATACTGTGCAACATAGGTTGCACCAATTTTTAAATACCAATCATCAAAAGTTTCATGAGATTCGAAACAGTAATCGATGAAGAGATCCTAGTTACAGAAATGCAGCCATATAACTAAATACTTGCGACTTTAGCTGGGATCATTAGTGTTAAGGTGCTATACAATGTATGTGGATGGTTCTTATTTATAGTGATAATTATATGGCTCATGATCAAGGCTATTTGAGATTTTTTGCTTATATGAGTTTTTTCAGTACTTAATTGTGTTTCTACACAGAGGTATGAATGAACTGAAATACTTTTTCCTCTAGTAGTCTACAAATATCATTTCAGAAAATATCTGTCTGGAAATTTAGATaaaacaatcttaagaaattaaTGTTCCGCTGATGAACATATCTCCTGATGCAACCGctgttatatttttcatatattatctATCTATCACATTAGTCACtctttttttcaactttatCAAGCACACACTTTCTAGTCTTAAAAAAGGAATCTACAGAAGTAGCTTACAGTGGTGACATTACCACTCTCTAAGAgaatataaaagagaaaatagcaaaaataaaattaaaccaGAAGTACTAGCATACCAGAGGTTTGAGGTGCTGGAATCACGTAAGCCCCAAAAGCTCTGTCACCGGCGAAGGCTATATCAGACTTATTAAACTTGACAGAGAACTGAGGCTTAGCCCTGAGCCCACTGCTCTTAATCAGCCTCACATATCTCAAGAGGGTCTCCTCAGGTAAACCAAGTGATGCAACATCAAGCTCAATTGAATCAAACCCCAATTGCTTACATTCCTATGAGATTACAACAAGTAACGCGttattatcaaaattaaaaaatcaatcagAAAGGAAACACTTAAGCCATATTAACTACTTTATACCTCAATATATTCTTTAAGAGAAGAAGGACCTCGGCGAAGCATTTGATCTGCGGAATCACCAGAGCTAACATAAACATTGTGTTTATGTGCCATATCAGTCACTTCTTTGATGTAATTCTTTGGCATCACAGTATGGGATCCATCACATAGTTTTAGCCCATCAACAAAATGACCCATAGACTCGAAAACATCCTATAAACCAAACATAAAGAGAAATTCAACAAATTTGGACCCTAGAAACATAGCACAGAATTCTGTACACAGTCATTTAAACATTCTGCTATCAAGTTACTCTCGGAAACTGCTATACAGCTCAGTTAGATATTTTAGACAGAATTTTGTACTTTTCTATGTCAAGGAAGTTCTGAATCGATTGAGAATACTAAAATCGCGCaacctctctctttctctcaaTTTACTTATATCAAATTCGATTGTGTTTACTACCAGTGTGCCCTCCCCAATTGATTATGAAAATTATCCTCTACAGCTAGCAGCGCTCATAATTCTGAATTCCAAGACATATGATATGCGGTCATGAACTTATCCCTTAaatgatcatcaaaataaaCTAGGAATACATTAACAACATTCAATAGATCAAGCTTAAAGGCATAACCTCAAGAAGGCCTCTCGAGAAAAGGGAATAGTTGGGACCCTTCATTTCTGTAACGCCGTAGCGACGAGGTTTCTCAGGACGATCGCCATCATCGTTGAAACTCTTCCACCTGTACGCTGCCATTCTTTGCCTCTTCCTTCACACagaaagagggatgcaaatgCTCAGACGAATGATTTTATCAATTTGTTTGGGTagacttgaaaatttttgtgTTCCTTTAAATTTCGATTATtatgatttgaagaagctttcaGCGGTTTCTGGAACCAACACTAGCTTTTTCCGTTATGGACAGATACAGAAAAAGTTTTCTAGTTTGTTCCTTTTTGACACGTATGATTTCTAGATTTTGTGAAAGAGACTGTTTAACTTctatacttaaaaataaaaaatgaagtgtGTGATCTAATTGaaaaatttttattatgaatgAGGCATAAGCATTACGTggtatacaaaatttatataattgttaTTTACCTCTCTTCCTtttgtgacttttttccctcttcccttttactttttatttttttatttgatttctctctcgattattattttaaatttgtatttttatattttaataattttatttattataagtaagaaaaatattcataacgcttataaaaatatgtaattattctttcaatttatatgatatctTTTATTCCTGAAATTCAAATTAgctaaaattcaataaatattttatttatttactttcctTACATGTTTCTTagaaaatgataattaaaataataattttattaatttattcctgAAAAGACTTCTTTCGgagtttataaatttttatttatacttttgataaaaaataatttttagaactaaagaaactatttatattttgattttatatatgaaaaattaaatacaaacaactatttattaaaatatgaataaataacataaaataaaaaaattaatagagtaaaataaaaacttatacaacataaaaatcgaatcaaaattcactatataaaaaaaaacagaaactaATTAGATTAACTtaagatattttaaatgaaaaaaaatattgaaataagtgttaaacaaataataattaacgaaaatcataaactaattagattagttaagaaaaaaacattttaaaaaaataaaacaaaaaatatattgaaataagtgcaaaactaaaaaagaaaacataaactaATTAGATTAGTTAAGAAAAAAcgtgttaaaaaataaaaacaaaaaatatgttgaaataagtgtaaaacaaaaaataaaaaaaaacataaactaattaaattgtttaaaaaaaatattttaaacaaataaaaataaaaaatattgaaataagtgaaaaaaaaaaaaatggacaagtacccctcaacctcTGATCGAAATCCCAGGGACGCACTTATACTATATAAAGTTCCTATTACCCTCTGAACtcattttataagtaattttctaccccttttcgacctatgTGGCactaactttaaaaaaaagaagtcaaccagcgttgggtaCTCAAGATAGTGTCACATAGGCCAAAAAGGGTAGAaagttattaataaaataagttcagggggtaatagaaccttagtataatataagtgtgtctctaagatttcggacatagattgaggggTACCTGTGCATTATCCCATAAAAGAAATACCAAAAGAACTTAATAGATGTCACTTGTCACTTGGCAGATGGATCTCATCCCATTTATTAAGTAAATAATACCTCACACAAGTATGATTTGACATACctcatacaaaataaaatttttcgaTATAATTATTCTatcaaaatacataatagtaatatttttaaataataaatttaaaaaatattatatatatattgaaacgTAGACTTACAATTCTGAGATGGGCTTTTATTGAAGGGAAAATTACATGGGATGACAAACATCCCTATGTAATTAGTTAATAAgagtatagtttaatttatttacggTCAGTAAATacagtttcaatttttttgtcataattAATGGGACCCTCTATCTATTTGTATACAGAATAAAAATAGTCATCCaaagatttttatataattttattcaaaatcaaatttatctCTCCTATTCTCATTCCATATCTTTTCCTAAAATTACTCTTTCCTTCTAATTTGAATTTCCATTAGGAAAATTTTGACCTTCTCCCTCCGATGTTATTCCACTTTTCTTAGGTAACCGCCAAATTCATggctttcaatattttttttcttgattcctTCTacaacaattgtatatgtagtATGATTGttagttttttcatatattttaaaaaatctttattaCTTATCAGATTACAAGTCTTTCAAAATCAGAATAGATGATTTCTGTCCATGTATGAGGATTACGAGAGGTATGTCATTGCATGTCAATGTTGTTGATAATTCACCTTCGTTTCAATTGGATTAACTCAGGATTCTGGGTTAATGTAGGGTCTATGGCAAAACATAAACAAGTTTAAGTTGAACAATCTATTGAAGAATTGAGatccatgaaaaaaaaatgacccAATGGCAATTCATAAAGTCATCAACAACGCGAAATCTAGCGgcattaagattgttgaagtggAAGTAAGAGAAAAGTCATAAACATTGATTCAGAAGAGATTG
This window of the Solanum pennellii chromosome 2, SPENNV200 genome carries:
- the LOC107009558 gene encoding protein HEAT-STRESS-ASSOCIATED 32 translates to MAAYRWKSFNDDGDRPEKPRRYGVTEMKGPNYSLFSRGLLEDVFESMGHFVDGLKLCDGSHTVMPKNYIKEVTDMAHKHNVYVSSGDSADQMLRRGPSSLKEYIEECKQLGFDSIELDVASLGLPEETLLRYVRLIKSSGLRAKPQFSVKFNKSDIAFAGDRAFGAYVIPAPQTSEMVEDVDLLVRRAERCLEAGADMIMINADDLCRQAGLLRSDIVAKIVGRLGLEKTMFEASNPKISEWFVKRYGPKVNLIVDHSQVMDLECLRGRNLGQNHSSVLGRSYFLL